tatagagactaaattgacaaaaaatatagCTATTAAACCCATaagttttttttgtaaaatataaggactaatagAAAaatttatcctttagttttttaCTATAACTTGACCATgtctaatttctttattttttgcgGATTGAGGCATGGGCATGGTTGccaatgtaggaggacgtgggttcgagtgcgctaaAACGCATTATCCCCTATTTATAGGATGGGGAGGGGCTATAGGTAGTTCTAGgtattatgcaaaaaaaaaacacccCAAATACgatcagaacttataatgagatattgttcaaaaaaaattctttatttttcaagatatgtatttttactattgAGATATCTTTTTTATTGACTTATTTTTCTAAAACATATAATAAGTTGACATATACAATAAAGCTTTTTcttgtatatttaaaaaattattttgtgccgattgagttttagttcggtTGACATTAATATTGTTGTCATTGTAGGAAGATATAGATTCGATCATTCGAATGCACTCAAATTcgttttttccttttatttatgggGTGAAAGCCACATCACctcatgttttaaaaaataaatcataaaattaataaaaaaatttaatctcaaaattaaaaataaacattttaaaaagtaaaacaaGTAGAAATATCCAATAACGTAAttgacaaaattataaaaaaaaatcttaagatTTATAAATATCACTACGAGTCATTTGTAAGGCTTATAGTATGCCTTAATCGAGAATAGAGGGAATCTTTTCTCATTTAGGGTCTTTTTAGATGGATGGTGCGTTTAtttacggttagtgtaaaaataatagTGGTGATGAGATTAAATACTATAGCATAAgacaaaataaaaaactaaacgTACCGCACTGAAAATCAACGTCCATCTAAAGTAACCCTTGAAACTAAATCTAATTCTAACGAAGTTATAGCATTATTTGGTTTTGCTGGATATAGTCTctctattataatttaattattttttatttttttaaaatgtatatctttaatattaacgttaattttgttaaataatttaacatgattattttttaaaatatatgataatgtAATATATActgtttagcattttttttgcgtttttcaaaaacaaaaaagagagaaaaattaaTGTGTATATGCAACATCACCACATTCTTTTAAAATACCATATAATTGTTtgacaaaattattgaaaaaaattggttttaagactcaaattacacattttgaaCTAGCaattacaatttacaaaattatactAGAAATTGGGGGAAGCGAGAAATTTTTTTAGCGGTCCTGCCGgattatgttatatatttttatcacatcTAAAATATAATGATACTATTGTATTTTTGGGATATATTAGAGACTATGGTTTGGAAGTTTAAATATGGatataattaagaaattaatttctTAATCTTTCTTTAAAATATAAGTGTTTCGTTATTTCTTCATTAAACGAGTGATACACTTTATTTAAATCCTCTCTTGTCAAGATGTTTAATGGGTATAACTTTCGATCTTTTGGGCAAATTGAGCATTGCAAAATTCTCTCCGTAACTTTTTTTTTACACAACAGGTACCGTAGCTCTTATCTTTCTCATGATCCCCTTATTATGTCTATCACCATCGCCTACCACAACACTTGTTTTCTAAGGTCTGCTCCAATCTTTCTATCCATTATCTCTCCACGACTTCTCATTTTGCTAGGTTGTAACGTTACTTTATCTTACCAAAAGAACCTTTTATAAGGCAAAACTATAATTTACCTTATATTGACTTGtaaatttatagattttggggtctaaaatataattttctaatttaacttaGAAAagctaaatttacaaaaaaaaaaaattacaaagccttcttttatagaatttaacagaagaaaagaaaaaaagtcacATCACATTTCTAAATATTTGGACTGAATTTGAATGTTGAAGTCACCATTATTAGGAAGGTTTTATTTAAATACCAATTCAGTCCAACCATAACTATACTCAAATCATAAAATGAATGAACATACTCGTGATTATATAAAAAAGACATGATCCACACTAATCTTCCTCaaacaatgaaaaataataaacaaaaacaatGCCCATTAGTTCACACTTTAGATTCTAAGTGAAATATGAAGGGTGTAAATGAGATATcaatattcacaaaccacttaAATTCAGTTTGAAAAAAACTTGAATTCAACTCGATTATTATTTAGTTGAGCTCAAGCTTGAGAAATTCATGTTATAAGAGCAAATAGAAATTAAGTTATTGTCATGATTTGTATAGAGTAGTGATTAAAGCTCTTATTAcacatttatttttaacataggTTCAAATTGTGTTACCCCATTCTAcctaaaattgtataaaaaatagcTTGGAAATCTAATTTTttctaatgtatattttaaattaatattataagaaTTAATCTTCAACCCGAATTAAGGTATAAACAATTGAGGTTGACGTTGAAAATGAGGAAAAATTTCTCATTATTCACAGCAAAAATGGacctaatttaatttcttttagtaTCCGACACTTAAACTTAGTATCCTAATAACATAACTTGCAATTTTTATCAAAGACTTTTGTATTTGAAGAACATGGCTTCCTTTCCCTAAAATTATGGGGTAATCTATTATAAATAATTGAACACCCTCTCCACTTTCCCTTAGCCTATACACTTTTGTGCAAAAATTCCCTTCCATTTGAAAAACAATGGCTTCTGACACTCTCAACCTCACTGCCATCCTCTCCCTTACTATTTCAGTCCTCTTATCTTTGCAtagtatatttatataaatatttttttgagaaaagaatggttaatttgatgaatttgggGCTAagggataaaattgtaaaaattgtaaaagtttgaggtaattatgtaattttggaaaataaaagggtattaattgtaaaatgaattagGATTGAAATATATgctcataaataaataattttacattttagatcaagatttcgtagatactcgtggaaaagaaaaaattatggaatagcCCCTGCACTTTTGCAACTTCTACAATTtggtcaaggtaagttcgtacggttaaatgtaacatttttataaatttttaatgtatattatgtatattatgtggttggaaatgaattattgttggaTTTATACTATTGatttaaaaacttgatttgaaTTGAACGCGAGATTTGAGTACATTTGTGTTTTGGTGTTTGACTCGGAGATGATATCAGAAGGAGATTTCGGTATTTTACCCAAGTAAATCGGTTGgataagctcttacgagcttctgttaagctcttacgagcttctacTGGAATACTCGGGAGGATAAACTTTTATGAACTTCTATTGATGATGTACTCTTACCCATAAGTTGTTCTTCAAATGGAAAATCTCGGTATGGTAATTTAGTtatgaatttgaaagatatgttGTTTATTTCATATTAATCTGAATATAGATGGATTTATTGATTGAAGTTGTGAACGACAGGTAGTTCTTTTGGATggttattattgtttgaattattatagttAATTCGATAAGATTTATCGTTTAActcatcgaacttactaagcttcattaagcttatttgtgttgtttaatgtcattgtagatAATCGGCTGGTTGGACAATCAgatcagcactcaagtcacactatccagcttaatTCAGTAGCTTTTGAAACATTTATATCAGATTATATTACATGTAATAGGTTGTGATGTTACTAATGTTTTGGATATGTAAATAGTTAAGTATGAAATTGGTTGTACAAATTGCTTTGGTTGATCTTCTTTCAGTATTTTTGATCCTTATTTATATGTGTATATGGTCATTTGACACTTGTTGGAATGGTTAAAAAAGTATGTGATGAATTGGTTGTTAAGTAGCCAAGTTATGACATGCTTGAGTTGGTGTTGATAGCTGATGTCTTGAATGAATTAATAGGTTGAATTAATGctatgttttaatataaattatacatatatttgtggtaccaatgagggtacattggttaagcATTGAATtatgttgattttggtatgttttcgGCTTGAATAAAGTCAAATTGAATGGGTATTTTGATAGGTAAATGGTTTGCTTAGGTTCCAAGTaggcttgaaatggtaaacttgttgaaAAAGGTACATTTTAGGCTTACACGGCCATACAACacggctgtgtgtgacacacgaccatgcaacTTGGCCGTGTGTCTGTTGTAGCTTctaaagggttgcaagtcaataTGTTTACACGGCTTAGCATACGggagtgtggcttggccatgtgacccaagtcagtatactcacatggcttggcacataggtgtgtggtttggccatgtgacctaagtcagtatactcacacgggttgggacacgaccttgtgtccttatttcgaatgcccacacgagctaagacacgggcgtgtctcttggtcgtgtgacccttacagttcaaaatttttaaattttttcttaaatttccaaatgttttcgatttagtctggAACTATTTTCAATGTATTTTTAGGACCTtgaaggctcgattaagggacattataaatgtatttgaatataatTGGATTATGTTTGCATTTATgtatgaattaaataatttattattttgttagtctggtaatactctgtaactctGTTTCGGCGACAGATATAGGTTAAAGGTGTTATGATGTGTGACAATAAAAAAGAGAAGAAACACAAGACCAACACCAATGATTTTTTAATAGTTTGTACAAACATATTTTTAGAGAGACATACCTAGAGATAAATTTCTACTAAAACACAATACAATAAATGAAACCCAACCAATCACACAATTGCACTTCTAGTGTGAATTCACTCCCTTACTCAGCTTTTCCTACTGAGAATTGTAAAAACTCAGTCCCATATAATAAAAGGTTTGCACAAATAAAATGTTCATAACAATGAACTATATTAAGCTCACTCAACCTATACAAAACACTAAAGAATAAAGTTTTCTATTTATAAGTAGTGTGTAGCTTCAATAAGTTGATCACTTTAATTTCCTTAAAATATGgatgataagctataaaagtaacatattttaatcttattcttaatgcatttttggatgattaattatgcaaattagttaatttaatgccctaatcatttaaaatttatgtttttatacttagaagagcatttgGGAGTGAAAGGAGCGAAAAATAAGCCAAAAGCAGACAAATAGAGTTGTTTTCATGAATCACATGGCCTGGGCCTTTCCACACCAGCTGGACACACCTATGTGCCAGCCCATGCCAGCCCGTGTTGATTTCGCACCCTGCTtcccaaatacatggaaaaacacaatttttaagctttctgagcattctaaagcctataaatagcaattagaagaagagagaagggagccATCAAAGATgatcgaagaaaacactcaaAGAATACCATCAAAGCCAACTCAAAAGTGAatctccatcaagattgaagatctctttttaatttctttcaaaatttttatgagtttctttatatcttgtggttattctgactttAAGATATTTTCatttaggattatgaactaatttattagatacctagggaagatgaaacctatgatgaatcttattatttgatttttaatttacgcgataaatacttgattcttattctcaattatgtatacttatttcttgttttagtatttctgggatattaattcatgtttaatgtgcttaatttatTGGAGCAAAAGTCATTGTTTAAGAGTAAATCCAGcttaattgagtggagttgcatgcaatcttagaaatagcATATTATTGGGAAAGCTTATATGGTAAATTTTGTAACACCTAAGTGTGAGATGTTAGTCTGCCTTTGTGGTGAGATCTGGATATGTCTTTGAGGCATTTTCTAAAAGAGTTCTCGATAGTTTACCTAATGGGCGATCTCCCCATAGTAACCCGCTAGGATAGAGAGCTTGGCATATCTGTGATTATAGGTGGTGTAAGTGCTTACCAAACTTGGAAGTTCTTACATAATGTATGAGGTCATCTGGGATTCTATTGGATGATCTAAAACATTACATTTATCGAAATTAGTTTGTTGTCTGGATCGACTTAAAGATACGATGTGACTGGAATTCTATTAGCTGCTAGAGCCAATATAAGAATCCACCAAGAGTAGTAATCACATGTATATCATTCTGAGAAATATATCCAACTTCTATCTTCAAATGGGGTTGTGAAATAGGATACGCATTACGGTGTGTAGTTTGTGATCAACTCATTAGGCAAAATGTGTATAAGGTGGTTGAGGGGAGAGATGGATGTATAGTTATCCACCAAAAATCAGAAAAGTATCCATCAAAGTCTGAAAGGAAGTCCAGAATCTTCAAGTAGAGGAATTCAACAACAATGTTAAAGGTAATATTAGTTGAGACTCACTAAGTTCTGATGAACTTACAGGCGTCTATTTGTAATGGATGTTCTTGGAATTGGGCCAACACACTGAAAGGGACCAAGTCAAGATTCAGACAATATGATCATTTGTAGAgcaatattatgcatacagaggggCACTCTTAGGAATATGATGAACAATATATTACGCCACAATTAAGTTTGTTTTACAAAAAGAAATTAAGTTGTAATGTCTTATATTGCttttgagaatatgttgtaattgataaaatttttcttcaaaatccTTTgacttagaaaagaaaataaataaataagaagtatATGCTCAATATGGTTTTTGcttgtaaaattttgttaagtatttaaGTATAGTGACATTCTATATCCGGGTTCGGTGAATCGGatcgggtacagggtgttacaacttcAACACAAGATTATAATTAAACTAATATAAATCTAATAATTAACTAAGAAGAGATAAAACAatcattaagaaaataaaataagtaaataagtaaaaacaaataaaataaaataactaatttaataattgaacttGTAGAAAAGCCCTAGTGATAACTAAATGCAATAGTTTACTTAAAAACTCACATAAATCTAAGTTAAATGTATACAATTACATCTATATGATGAGTACTCATCAATAAAAGATTTGAATGATTGAGAACTAAGCCTTGTTGCCAAGGATTGAACCGTTTGTATTTAAGGCGAAATTGTTTGTTACTAGGTGCACATAGTTTATATGAAATTACCTTCCAAGACTTCAATAATATCAAAGAATTGCACACCTCTTTAGATGTTTTTAAAATCATAGAATTTGGCTCAAATTTCTCTTCACTATAATAGAGCATTAAGGTTAATGTACACACAAATTTCAGGTCGAAATAAGACCTAAAAAATTGAGAGCAACCTTTTTGAGAATTATTTAGAatttcttcttcctttatttatttacagattTCTTGGGATTTTGTAGATAGCTTCTAGTCATTAAAATCTTCTCTTCAGTCAACTTATGCACTTCGTAAAGTTGtgcttaataatttatttgaaaaattctTCCTATACAAATGCTGTCTCAAgatttaatcatatttataatatttttaaatgtgaaatttcGATTTGCTTTTGAATCACAGTTTCATGTGCACATTGAACTTGATTATATTGAAAGTTTTTGACGTCACCTTTGTTCAATATGAATTGCCATGATGACAGGAACATTGTATTGAAAAACCCCCAACTAATTTAGCAAGCTCATGGTTTTGTACTTCAACTTGAATTAAGCCCATCCCACTCAATTTGACTTTCTTTGGATATTAgctttatttgttaattaattaagaattaaGCTTCATTCACTTAAAGTCTGAGTAGGAGTTATAGCCCCATGAGATTTGTCAACCCAACCATTATACAAATTTAGCATACTTGGGTCATTGAAATGCACCAATTCAAAGCAGCGTACTTCTAGATAAAATATATTCTTAGGGCAAGAATTTATTAATGGTCCCTAGCCATACACCCAGTATCCATGCATTATAAATTGCTATCTTCCAAATGTTACCATGGCCTCACATGCAATCTTTGACACTTTGACATGCATTATTTTGCATGCGTTTCATGCGATTTCGCTTTTTGTTTAACATCCAAATAACTTATGCATCAAAAAGTTAGATATAATTAAGATATTCGATATTTCAAAATTAGAACATCAAGATATTTCATATATCTGTTGTGGAACATCAAAAGTTAAGCATCAAGACATCCCATATGTTGGTTTGGAGCATCGAGATATCTCTTTGTATAGAAGCTCCATATATATACTATTTGTTTATGGttgatttagtttttctattataatttgattgcttttaaGCTTTATTTTTCGAAATGTGTATATTCAATATTTTGACCAATATTTTCTTTAGCTCCAGAGATGAATTCAGGAGGGATGGTAGGGGCCCGgcccccttaaaataaaaaattattattttagctctttagaaaattttaaaatttcaaaataataaatataaacttACATTTTGACCTtccctaaaattattaaaatttaatttaatcttttaaaagttataaaaataataggctattaaaaattaaaatttcttttagatcccaaattttttttttggcttccTCATGTTTAGttccattaaaaaatttaatgtgaCTTACCTTTTAAACCGCATGATGATATAACATATATACCTTATATTTTTGTGCACATTGGGACACTACAAAATAGGGTGAATTTGTATATATGCCTCACTACAAGCAAGGGtgaatttgtaaattttcatttaaacctTTTGAggtttcttaaaattttattttagggaaaattacaagaatagtcacccaactattcagTTCATTCTATTTTCATCATCTCACTATTAAATTTTTCGTTTTAGTTacttaacttttcaaaattagataTTTTAGCTACTCTTTCGTTATTTTATTTTAGCTACTCTTTTGTTAGCCCTACAGTGTTTACAAGATTTGCCATTTTAAtcctaattataaaaattttttaaaaagtaaaaaagtagtagatataaattttaaatatttcaaaaacaaaatataacaatattttaaagaaatttgtACCCAAAACGAATTTCAACAGTATTTTCCACTTTGTTCTTTCTTTCATTAAATTGACAAAGTTGAAAATATCATGTGTCATGTCCTTAAATGCTATTTTTGTACCAAAGAGCAAGGTTGTCGAAGTTGGTGTCATTAATCCAATCATTTTTTTGGGTctataaatatgttaattttgagCTTCTTTCTAGGTTTTGATTAGGCATTTGAGCAAACAATATGACAaaagaaaaagggactaaattaaaagatattgaatcaaaaaaatatctttaatttATGGGTTTTTCATGTgcttgattaatgagaaaatgAGCATGGTTgatgagaaaaaagaaaatataaattttaaaaaagtaaatataaaaatatttttgagattgtttaaatatatttttataatttttagaagtgggactaaaatgaatttttttaaacattcaGGGCTAGACttgttgaaaattttagatttaggatcaaatttgaaataatttgtaaatattggagggctaaatttgttattaggctAATAAGAAAACCCACATTAGACTTTCATTAAACGAcaagagtgactaaaatatttaatttagaaaagttgagtgactaaataaaaaataataatagttgggtgaccaaaatagaacaaaCTAAATAGTTAGTAGACTATTTTTGTACTTTACCCATTATTTTAACCttataattaatttctaaaaatatgataatttgtgTCTAGCTTCCCATTATAAGAATTCAACCCCAACCCGAGTATAAACAAGTACTATTTTTATTAAAGACTTTTGTAATTGAAGAACATGGCTTCCTTTCCCTAAATTTTTGGGGTAATCTAGTATAAATATGCAGCTAAAATTAAACACCCTCTCCACCTTTCCTTGGCTTATACTCTTTTGTGCAAATATTCCCTTCCATTTGATAAACAATGGCTTCTAACACTCTCAACCTCATTGCCATCCTCTCTCTTACTATCTCCATCCTCTTATCTTTGTATCCTCAACCAGCCTTCTCATTCCAAATGGAAGATTTCGACGGCGAGGAAGAATATGTGCTCGATCATCCTGTCATTATCCCTAACCTTCGATCGAGAAGCCGGTTCTTAAAGACCTCGCCGACAAAAGATAAGATCAGGAAAGGTGCCGATTGTGATCCTCACCCTTCTCTAAACATATGCAAGGGTATTTCCGCAAACAACGGGACCAGTCTACTGTATTGCTGTAAGACGCATTGTCGTAACGTGCTTAGTGATCGAAACAACTGCGGAAAATGTGGCAACCGGTGCAAGTTCGGGCAACGTTGCTGCGGTGGAGTTTGTACTAATGTTGCTAACAGCGTCAACCACTGTGGCAAGTGTGGCAATCAGTGCTCGTCTGGAGTTCAGTGTGATAATGGATTTTGTGGTTATGCTTAGGTCTAAGTATGATAATggtttttatcaaaataaatttgcCAATCAAAAATGCTTTGTCTAGGGGCCGTTTTGATTATGAATAACACTTCGTTATCTACATGTATTTTTTGTATAATGGGGGGAGAATATACACATATTTTATGGTGCTGTAATTGATTTTAGTCATggtttttatatatgttatacgatattttcttttaaatttaaagtaGACATATCCtctatttatttgttaattttattgttgtgataatttaaaattataaaaaatactcacttaacATAAATGACATTATAATGgacataaatttaataaaaaattaattagcaaTTCTTAAAATTCACATAACGTCTTAATCGAAATAAAGTATTTAGATTACCTAATGGCATTATAAGAGGTTTTTTCTTTGGACTAAATTATAGAGTAAACAactgaatattaaaatat
The genomic region above belongs to Gossypium hirsutum isolate 1008001.06 chromosome D05, Gossypium_hirsutum_v2.1, whole genome shotgun sequence and contains:
- the LOC107902252 gene encoding protein GRIM REAPER gives rise to the protein MASNTLNLIAILSLTISILLSLYPQPAFSFQMEDFDGEEEYVLDHPVIIPNLRSRSRFLKTSPTKDKIRKGADCDPHPSLNICKGISANNGTSLLYCCKTHCRNVLSDRNNCGKCGNRCKFGQRCCGGVCTNVANSVNHCGKCGNQCSSGVQCDNGFCGYA